The Caballeronia sp. TF1N1 DNA window CCGCCGAACCCGCGCCCACGATGATGTAATCGAATTCCATGCTTGAGTATTCCGGTGAGTGTCAGCCTTTGGCAGGCGCGAGGTCTTTCACGTCGAAAGGCCGGGGCGTCATCTGCAGATGCAGACGGTCGCCGGTATAAGGCGTATGCGCGCGCACCACGTCCATGTTCAGTTCGACGCCAAGACCCGGCTCGTTCGACGGAATGATGTAGCCGTCTTCCCAGCGAATCGGCGTCTTCAGCACTTCGGCGTGAAAACCGTCCCACGTGCCGATGCTTTCCTGAATCAGGAAGTTCGGCGAGCACGCCGCGATCTGCACGCTGGCCGCCGCGCCGACAGGCCCGTTGTACAGATGCGGCGCGATCTGCGCGTAATGCACTTCGGCGAGACTCGCGATTTTTTTCGCTTCGAGTAGCCCGCCCACGCGTCCGACGTTGAATTGCAAAATCGATGCGGCGCGCGCTTCGAGCAGCTTGAAGAACTCGTACTTCGTGGTCAGACGCTCGCCCGCCGCAATCGGAATGCTCGTCTTCGCGGCGACTTGCGCCATCGCGTCTTCCTGTCCCGGCGGAACGGGCTCCTCGAACCACAGCGGATCGAACTTTTCGAGGCGTTGCGCGAGGCGGATCGCCGACGATGGCACCATCTGTCCGTGCGTGCCGAACAGCAGATCCGCCTTGCTGCCAACCGCTTCACGCACCTTGCGGCAGAAGGTTTCGCAGCGGTCCATGACTTCGAGCGAAATCTGGTGGCCGGAATACGCCGTGTACGGGCCTGCCGGATCGAACTTCACCGCCGTGAAACCGAGTTCGACGTTGTGCGCGGCACATTCCGCCGCGAGG harbors:
- a CDS encoding mandelate racemase/muconate lactonizing enzyme family protein, which encodes MKIAALETHIVAVPPPHVGGMYWIFVKLRTDCGIEGVGEIYSATFHPKAMTPIIEDVFERYLLGHDPHHVERFYREAFSSGFTQRPDLTMMGVVSGLEMACWDIIGKAAGKPVYELLGGRVHERLRSYTYLYPKNSRGEYDYDDPDLAAECAAHNVELGFTAVKFDPAGPYTAYSGHQISLEVMDRCETFCRKVREAVGSKADLLFGTHGQMVPSSAIRLAQRLEKFDPLWFEEPVPPGQEDAMAQVAAKTSIPIAAGERLTTKYEFFKLLEARAASILQFNVGRVGGLLEAKKIASLAEVHYAQIAPHLYNGPVGAAASVQIAACSPNFLIQESIGTWDGFHAEVLKTPIRWEDGYIIPSNEPGLGVELNMDVVRAHTPYTGDRLHLQMTPRPFDVKDLAPAKG